From the Helicobacter pylori genome, one window contains:
- the cybH gene encoding Ni/Fe-hydrogenase, b-type cytochrome subunit, producing the protein MDKMNKVVLHKEYSGFVRFFHWVRALSIFALIATGFYIAYPFLQPNSSFYKGVYLLQAYVRSFHVMFGFLLISALIFRTYLFFTKESLMERRSFSQLLSPKAWIDQMKAYFLISDKPHTKGAYNPIQLVAYFTLVVLIVLMSLSGIVLYYNVYHEGLGAFLASAFKWFEALCGGLANVRFIHHLATWGFILFVPVHVYMVFFHSIRYDSSGADSMINGYGYTKK; encoded by the coding sequence ATGGATAAAATGAATAAGGTCGTTTTACACAAAGAGTATTCAGGTTTTGTGCGCTTTTTCCATTGGGTTAGGGCTTTGAGTATTTTTGCTTTAATCGCTACGGGGTTTTACATCGCTTACCCTTTTTTGCAGCCTAATTCCAGCTTTTATAAAGGGGTGTATCTTTTACAAGCTTATGTACGCTCTTTTCATGTCATGTTTGGGTTTTTGCTCATTAGTGCGTTAATTTTTAGAACCTATCTTTTTTTCACTAAAGAAAGCTTGATGGAACGCAGGAGTTTCAGCCAACTTTTAAGCCCAAAAGCGTGGATAGATCAGATGAAAGCGTATTTTCTTATTAGTGATAAACCCCACACTAAAGGAGCGTATAACCCTATCCAACTCGTGGCTTATTTCACTTTGGTTGTTTTGATTGTGTTGATGAGTTTGAGCGGGATAGTGCTGTATTATAATGTCTATCATGAGGGGCTTGGGGCGTTTTTAGCAAGCGCTTTTAAGTGGTTTGAAGCGCTTTGTGGGGGGTTAGCGAACGTTCGTTTTATCCACCATTTAGCGACTTGGGGGTTTATTTTGTTTGTCCCTGTGCATGTTTATATGGTGTTTTTCCATTCTATCAGGTATGATAGTTCAGGGGCGGATTCTATGATTAATGGCTATGGTTACACCAAAAAATGA
- the hydD gene encoding hydrogenase biosynthesis protein HydD, whose amino-acid sequence MSQKILILGIGNILFGDEGIGVHLAHYLKRNFSFFPSVDIVDGGTMAQQLIPLITSYEKVLILDCVSAKGVEIGSVYAFDFKDAPKEITWAGSAHEVEMLHTLRLTEFLGDLPKTFIVGLVPFVIGSETTFKLSSEMLNALETALKAIETRLNAWGVKMQRTDHIALDCIAELSYKGF is encoded by the coding sequence ATGAGTCAAAAAATCCTAATTTTAGGCATTGGCAATATCCTTTTTGGCGATGAAGGGATTGGGGTGCATCTAGCCCACTACCTCAAAAGGAATTTTTCTTTTTTCCCTAGCGTGGATATTGTGGATGGGGGGACTATGGCTCAGCAACTCATTCCTTTAATCACTTCGTATGAAAAGGTTTTGATTTTGGATTGCGTGAGCGCTAAAGGCGTTGAAATTGGCTCAGTTTATGCCTTTGATTTTAAGGACGCTCCTAAAGAAATCACATGGGCTGGGAGCGCGCATGAAGTGGAAATGCTACACACTTTAAGGCTCACGGAGTTTTTAGGGGATTTGCCTAAAACTTTTATCGTGGGGCTTGTGCCTTTTGTGATAGGGAGCGAGACCACTTTCAAACTTTCAAGCGAAATGTTAAACGCTTTAGAAACAGCCCTAAAAGCCATAGAAACCCGACTCAACGCATGGGGGGTTAAAATGCAACGCACCGATCATATCGCCCTAGATTGTATCGCTGAACTCTCTTATAAGGGTTTTTGA
- a CDS encoding protein hydE: MVFVFLFKCVNEKTSLIFTPLLERMALHLQARFYSVYKDNTTSFYLQASAETTLEFAQKLSEILPFSLDFSFLSLKEITEPLDENLFQTTSLSKPLFMNAKEHQDFLDKNASLYANALGFVKNTAFKGKMIYSPKELIDCLTQLKGMLKTQDFIPISTSRGALSLSLKNPSPSVIFSDLSSVLTCTKLPLEDAKYLASLEKPSIKAPLKSVFKDTFKNDEIIAQLPFDPILNLLCHILQDEGIEFVFAHESHSCEALLHYEALFKTPKRLITPTKKFVLENNFSTFPFKDELEFLRETPNSIVLYFSFKRPTRLLLHANGSLKTLLSVGFDFNQIFNLLKQDEKASRMLQNYATKFPDFYARIAELSQYNLGGTNLLDFFRILGFVLGYSEDFHSHSVISLAKECLRPKGPRIDYKILKNDSLKMALNFSKIMHSAMSFRLAGVENEILSLGILDSLAEFLGNFIWDNAQNFSVQEVTIAGDFFGEKVFLDLFVRYFPKTLALRTHAFLDYE, encoded by the coding sequence TTGGTGTTTGTCTTTCTTTTTAAATGCGTTAATGAAAAAACAAGCTTGATTTTTACGCCCCTTTTAGAGCGAATGGCGCTCCATTTGCAAGCGCGTTTTTATAGCGTTTATAAGGATAATACCACTTCTTTCTACCTCCAAGCGAGCGCTGAAACCACCTTAGAATTCGCACAAAAACTCAGCGAGATTTTGCCCTTTTCTTTGGATTTTAGCTTTTTGTCTTTAAAGGAAATCACAGAGCCTTTAGATGAAAATCTTTTCCAAACAACAAGCCTTTCAAAGCCCCTTTTTATGAACGCTAAAGAGCATCAAGATTTTTTAGACAAAAACGCATCTTTGTATGCCAATGCGTTAGGTTTTGTCAAAAACACCGCTTTTAAAGGGAAAATGATTTATAGCCCTAAAGAGCTTATAGATTGTTTAACCCAATTAAAAGGCATGCTCAAAACGCAGGATTTTATCCCTATTTCCACTTCTAGGGGGGCATTATCCCTTTCTTTAAAAAATCCCTCTCCAAGCGTTATTTTTAGCGATCTTTCTAGCGTTTTAACCTGCACTAAATTGCCTTTAGAAGACGCTAAATATTTAGCCAGTTTGGAAAAACCCTCCATCAAAGCCCCATTAAAAAGCGTGTTTAAGGACACTTTCAAAAATGATGAAATCATAGCCCAGCTACCCTTTGACCCCATATTGAATTTATTGTGCCATATTTTACAAGATGAGGGGATAGAATTTGTTTTTGCGCATGAAAGCCATTCTTGTGAAGCGCTTTTGCATTATGAAGCGCTTTTTAAAACCCCTAAGCGCTTGATCACACCCACTAAAAAATTCGTGCTAGAAAATAATTTTTCTACCTTTCCCTTTAAAGATGAATTAGAGTTTTTAAGAGAAACGCCCAATTCTATCGTTTTGTATTTTAGTTTCAAGCGCCCTACAAGGTTATTGTTGCATGCTAATGGTTCTTTAAAAACGCTTTTAAGCGTTGGTTTTGATTTCAATCAAATATTTAACCTCCTCAAACAAGATGAAAAAGCCTCCAGAATGCTACAAAACTACGCGACTAAATTCCCTGATTTTTACGCGCGCATTGCAGAGCTTTCTCAATACAATCTAGGGGGCACGAATTTATTGGATTTTTTTCGCATTTTGGGGTTTGTTTTGGGGTATAGCGAGGATTTTCATTCGCATAGCGTTATTTCTTTGGCTAAAGAATGCTTACGCCCTAAAGGCCCTAGGATTGATTATAAAATCCTTAAAAACGATTCTTTGAAAATGGCTTTAAACTTTTCAAAGATCATGCACAGCGCGATGAGTTTCAGGCTCGCAGGCGTGGAAAATGAAATTTTGAGTTTGGGGATTTTGGATTCTTTAGCGGAGTTTTTAGGGAATTTCATTTGGGACAACGCGCAAAATTTTAGCGTCCAAGAAGTAACGATCGCTGGGGATTTCTTTGGCGAAAAAGTGTTTTTGGATTTGTTTGTGCGGTATTTCCCTAAAACCCTCGCTCTTAGAACGCATGCATTTTTGGATTATGAATAA
- the oipA gene encoding outer inflammatory protein OipA: MKKALLLTLSLSFWLHAERNGFYLGLNFAEGSYIQGQGSIGEKASAENALNQAINNAKNSLFPNTKAIRDAQNALNAVKDSNKIANRFAGNGGSGGIFNELSLGYKYFLGKKRIIGFRHSLFFGYQLGGVGSVPGSGLIAFLPYGFNTDLLINWTNDKRASQEYVERRVKGLSIFYKDMTGRTLDADTLKRASRHIIRKSSGLVIGMDIGASTWFASNNLTPFNQVKSRTIFQLQGKFGVRFSSDEYDIDRYGDEIYLGGSSVELGVKVPAFKVNYYSDDYGDKLDYKRVVSVYLNYTYNFKNKH; encoded by the coding sequence ATGAAAAAAGCCCTCTTACTAACTCTCTCTCTCTCGTTTTGGCTCCACGCTGAAAGGAACGGATTTTATTTAGGTTTAAATTTTGCAGAAGGAAGCTATATTCAAGGACAAGGTAGCATCGGCGAAAAAGCTTCAGCAGAAAACGCCTTAAATCAAGCGATCAATAACGCAAAAAATTCATTATTCCCTAACACAAAAGCCATAAGAGATGCACAAAACGCCTTAAATGCAGTGAAAGATTCAAACAAAATCGCTAACCGATTCGCAGGAAATGGCGGGTCGGGCGGTATTTTCAATGAACTCAGCTTGGGGTATAAATATTTTTTGGGCAAAAAAAGGATTATAGGGTTTAGGCACTCTCTTTTTTTCGGTTACCAACTTGGTGGTGTTGGTTCTGTTCCTGGCAGCGGTTTAATAGCTTTTTTACCCTATGGTTTCAATACGGATTTGCTCATTAATTGGACCAACGATAAGCGAGCGTCCCAAGAATACGTTGAACGAAGGGTAAAAGGGCTCTCTATATTTTACAAAGATATGACCGGCAGAACGCTAGACGCTGATACATTAAAAAGAGCGTCAAGGCATATAATCAGAAAATCTTCAGGGCTTGTGATTGGCATGGATATAGGGGCTAGCACTTGGTTTGCAAGCAACAATCTCACCCCTTTCAATCAAGTCAAGAGCCGCACGATTTTTCAGTTACAAGGGAAATTTGGCGTTCGTTTTAGTAGTGATGAATACGATATTGATCGCTATGGCGATGAAATCTATCTTGGGGGTTCTAGTGTTGAATTAGGGGTTAAAGTGCCAGCGTTTAAAGTCAATTATTATAGCGATGATTATGGGGATAAATTGGATTATAAAAGAGTGGTGAGCGTTTATCTTAACTATACATATAACTTTAAAAACAAACATTAA
- the queC gene encoding 7-cyano-7-deazaguanine synthase QueC, producing the protein MEQEICVIGFSGGQDSTTLAVWAKKRFKKVCLVGFDYAQKHSVELECAQKIASLLQLPYEIIPLDFLENITRSALFKNSNDLMGHSHAQNKDLPNSFVPNRNAIFITLLHSYAQKLGASNIALGVSQADFSGYPDCKEDFIKSIEHALNLGSNTAIKIVTPLMFLSKAQEFQMAKDLGVLDLIIKETHTCYQGERKILHAYGYGCDKCPACQLRKKGFEEFQAKALFQ; encoded by the coding sequence ATGGAACAAGAAATTTGCGTGATCGGTTTTAGCGGCGGGCAAGACAGCACCACTTTAGCCGTGTGGGCGAAAAAGCGTTTTAAAAAAGTCTGTTTAGTGGGGTTTGATTACGCGCAAAAACACTCTGTGGAATTAGAATGCGCTCAAAAAATCGCTTCTCTTTTACAACTCCCTTATGAAATCATCCCATTAGATTTTTTAGAGAATATCACTCGCTCCGCGCTTTTTAAAAACTCTAACGATTTAATGGGGCATTCGCATGCACAAAATAAAGATTTGCCCAACTCTTTTGTGCCTAATCGTAACGCCATTTTTATCACCCTTTTGCATTCTTACGCACAAAAACTAGGGGCTAGTAACATCGCTTTAGGGGTTTCGCAAGCGGATTTTAGCGGCTATCCGGATTGTAAAGAAGATTTTATTAAAAGCATCGAGCATGCCCTAAATTTAGGCTCAAACACAGCGATTAAAATTGTAACGCCTCTAATGTTTTTAAGTAAAGCACAAGAATTTCAAATGGCTAAAGATTTAGGGGTTTTAGATTTGATCATCAAAGAAACGCACACCTGCTATCAAGGAGAGCGAAAGATTTTGCATGCTTATGGCTATGGCTGCGATAAATGCCCGGCATGCCAATTGAGGAAAAAAGGCTTTGAAGAGTTTCAAGCTAAAGCTTTGTTTCAATAA
- a CDS encoding CCA tRNA nucleotidyltransferase has product MFELEEGLKELFDIYEKSPYELYLVGGCVRDCLMGITPKDYDLTSNALVSESKELLLKCHFRVLETGIKHGTITALKNHQSYEITTFRMEKGHIKHRKPKELVFSARLTDDLKRRDFSMNAIAYSPTKGIIDPFKGRSAIENQTIECVGGARLRFFEDALRILRALRFSATLGFKIAASTKRAVFACKDLLKHLSKERLQSELNKLLMGKNAYEVAKEYQEILELVIQEKIENLGFLKNAPLNLELRLLGFFKDQKSLENLRYPKKTCVLFSKAKECHKAFFNIHSKTGLKFLLKNYDLEPFNLALDFYALENPKHALKIKGLLKEIFDSNEPFKKEHLALKGGALQSLGYQHQKIGEILNACLNSVIENPKNNALEWLIEWVKGHYLPNDAINLSPIRQKN; this is encoded by the coding sequence GTGTTTGAGTTGGAAGAAGGATTAAAAGAATTGTTTGACATTTATGAAAAATCCCCCTATGAGCTTTACTTGGTAGGGGGGTGCGTACGCGATTGTTTGATGGGCATTACCCCTAAAGATTACGATTTGACCTCAAACGCTTTAGTGAGTGAAAGTAAAGAGCTTCTTTTAAAGTGCCATTTTAGGGTGCTAGAAACCGGTATCAAACATGGCACGATCACGGCTCTTAAAAACCATCAAAGCTATGAAATCACAACTTTTAGAATGGAAAAGGGGCATATCAAACACCGAAAGCCTAAAGAATTGGTTTTTAGCGCGCGTTTAACAGACGATTTAAAGCGGCGCGATTTTAGCATGAATGCGATCGCTTATAGCCCTACAAAAGGGATTATTGATCCTTTTAAAGGGCGAAGCGCGATTGAAAATCAAACGATTGAATGCGTGGGGGGAGCGCGATTGAGGTTTTTTGAAGACGCTTTAAGGATTTTAAGAGCGCTGCGATTCAGCGCGACTTTAGGCTTTAAGATAGCAGCAAGCACCAAAAGAGCAGTTTTTGCGTGTAAGGATTTGTTAAAACACCTTTCTAAAGAGCGCTTACAAAGCGAATTGAATAAGCTTCTTATGGGGAAAAACGCCTATGAAGTGGCTAAAGAATATCAAGAAATTTTAGAGTTGGTTATTCAAGAAAAAATAGAAAATTTAGGGTTTTTAAAAAACGCGCCTTTGAATCTGGAATTAAGATTATTGGGGTTTTTTAAAGATCAAAAAAGTTTAGAAAATTTACGCTACCCTAAAAAAACTTGTGTTTTATTTTCCAAAGCTAAAGAATGCCATAAAGCTTTTTTTAATATTCATAGCAAAACAGGATTGAAGTTTTTATTGAAAAACTACGATTTAGAGCCTTTTAATCTGGCTTTAGATTTTTATGCGCTAGAAAACCCCAAACATGCTTTAAAAATCAAAGGCTTGTTAAAAGAAATATTTGATTCTAACGAGCCTTTTAAAAAAGAACACCTAGCCCTTAAGGGCGGTGCGCTTCAAAGCTTGGGTTATCAGCACCAAAAAATCGGCGAAATTTTAAACGCATGCTTAAATTCAGTCATTGAAAATCCTAAAAACAACGCTTTAGAATGGCTGATTGAGTGGGTTAAGGGTCATTATTTACCTAATGATGCTATAAATCTTTCGCCAATAAGGCAAAAAAATTAA
- a CDS encoding SRPBCC domain-containing protein has protein sequence MITMNAIQWPKKWIPGETDNFVSNEVIVKGLDFNKVVQHLRDASHWEKYYKNSGNIHMHNQDNTILKDKTRFCFETFGFLVEAEVEEFELKDAILRLAWRGWNEAKGDEYLEVYHAWLVEKLDNDRVRILTQESQSGVPAKALAESVPNAMLNGHQAWLDGLVAYSR, from the coding sequence ATGATAACGATGAATGCGATTCAATGGCCTAAGAAATGGATTCCAGGAGAGACTGATAATTTCGTGTCCAATGAAGTCATTGTCAAAGGTTTGGATTTTAATAAAGTGGTGCAGCATTTAAGAGACGCGTCTCATTGGGAAAAGTATTACAAAAACTCAGGGAATATCCACATGCACAATCAAGACAATACCATTCTTAAAGACAAGACTCGTTTTTGTTTTGAGACTTTTGGCTTTTTGGTGGAAGCAGAAGTGGAAGAGTTTGAATTGAAAGACGCTATACTGCGTTTGGCTTGGAGAGGTTGGAATGAAGCTAAAGGCGATGAGTATCTTGAAGTGTATCACGCATGGCTAGTTGAAAAATTAGACAATGATCGTGTGCGTATTTTAACCCAAGAAAGCCAATCAGGAGTCCCTGCTAAAGCTTTAGCGGAATCTGTGCCTAATGCGATGTTGAATGGCCATCAAGCTTGGTTAGATGGTTTAGTGGCGTATTCACGCTAA
- a CDS encoding NAD(P)-dependent oxidoreductase, with amino-acid sequence MKIGWIGLGAMGTLMATRLRDAGLEVSVYNRTESKATPLKEKGVAVYTSLIDLAAKVDLIFIMLSDKAAIDAVLSPEFWEQMSKKIVVNMSTIAPLESLSLEKIAQKHQATYLEAPVSGSVGAAKAGALLILAAGDEEVISKLKPVLAHLGSQTFYLGKIGQGTGAKLSINSLLAQMGVAYSEALLLAKRLGVDAESFLQIIGQSGMNSPLFQAKKGMWLQDNYPAAFSLKLMAKDIRLAKNEAGEAMKLPFLFQAEELYSQAEKSGLGGLDMAAVYHYLEKGEH; translated from the coding sequence ATGAAAATTGGATGGATTGGATTAGGGGCTATGGGGACTCTTATGGCGACTCGTTTGCGCGATGCGGGGTTAGAAGTGTCGGTTTATAACCGAACAGAGAGCAAAGCAACCCCCTTAAAGGAAAAAGGCGTAGCGGTTTATACTAGTCTCATAGATTTGGCCGCTAAAGTTGATCTGATTTTTATCATGCTTTCGGATAAAGCGGCGATTGATGCTGTTTTATCGCCAGAATTTTGGGAACAAATGTCTAAAAAAATCGTGGTGAATATGAGCACTATCGCCCCTTTGGAAAGCTTATCTTTAGAAAAAATCGCTCAAAAGCATCAAGCAACTTACCTTGAAGCGCCCGTTTCGGGATCGGTTGGCGCGGCCAAAGCCGGGGCTTTATTGATTTTAGCGGCAGGTGATGAAGAAGTTATCTCTAAACTCAAACCTGTTTTGGCGCATTTGGGGAGTCAAACCTTTTATTTGGGTAAGATTGGTCAAGGGACAGGAGCTAAACTATCCATTAATAGCCTTTTGGCTCAAATGGGGGTCGCTTATTCAGAAGCTTTGCTGTTAGCCAAACGTTTAGGGGTTGATGCAGAGTCATTTTTGCAAATTATTGGCCAATCTGGCATGAATTCGCCTCTCTTTCAAGCTAAAAAAGGCATGTGGTTGCAAGATAATTATCCGGCCGCTTTCAGTTTGAAGCTTATGGCTAAGGACATTCGCTTAGCCAAAAATGAAGCAGGAGAGGCGATGAAGTTGCCATTCTTATTTCAAGCAGAAGAGCTTTATTCTCAAGCAGAAAAATCCGGTTTAGGCGGATTGGATATGGCAGCCGTTTATCATTATTTAGAAAAAGGAGAACATTAA
- the gltX gene encoding glutamate--tRNA ligase, with protein sequence MLRFAPSPTGDMHIGNLRAAIFNYIVAKQQNKPFLIRIEDTDKERNIEGKDREILEILKLMGISWDKLVYQSHNIDYHRGMAEKLLKENKAFYCYASAEFLEREKEKAKNEKRPFRYLDEWATLEKDKNHAPVVRLKAPNHAVSFNDAIKKEVKFEPYELDSFVLLRKDKSPTYNFACACDDLLYEISFIIRGEDHVSNTPKQILIQEALGSNDPIVYAHLPIILDEVSGKKMSKRDEASSVKWLLNQGFLPVAIVNYLITIGNKVPKEVFSLDEAIEWFSLENLSSSPAHFNLKYLKHLNHEHLKLLDDETLLELTLIKDKNLLGLLRLFIEECGTLLELREKISLFLEPKDIVKTYENEDFKERCLALFNALKGMDFQAYKDFESFKKEAMRLSQLKGKDFFKPLRILLTGNSHGVELPLIFPYIQSHSQEVLRLKA encoded by the coding sequence ATGCTTCGTTTTGCGCCTTCGCCTACAGGGGATATGCACATAGGGAATTTAAGGGCAGCCATTTTTAACTACATTGTGGCCAAACAGCAAAATAAACCCTTTCTCATTCGCATTGAAGACACGGACAAAGAGCGCAACATTGAAGGCAAAGACCGAGAAATTTTAGAGATTTTAAAGCTTATGGGGATAAGCTGGGACAAGCTCGTGTATCAAAGCCATAACATAGATTACCACAGAGGAATGGCAGAAAAATTACTGAAGGAAAATAAAGCGTTTTATTGTTATGCGAGCGCGGAGTTTTTAGAAAGAGAAAAAGAAAAAGCTAAAAATGAGAAACGCCCTTTCAGGTATTTAGACGAGTGGGCCACTTTAGAAAAAGACAAAAACCATGCCCCTGTGGTGCGTTTGAAAGCCCCTAATCATGCGGTGTCTTTCAATGATGCGATTAAAAAAGAAGTGAAATTTGAGCCTTATGAATTGGATTCTTTTGTGCTTTTGAGAAAGGATAAAAGCCCGACTTATAATTTCGCTTGCGCATGCGATGATTTGCTCTATGAAATCAGTTTCATTATTAGAGGTGAAGATCATGTGAGCAACACCCCTAAACAAATTTTAATCCAAGAAGCTTTAGGCTCAAACGATCCGATTGTTTATGCGCATTTGCCCATTATTTTAGATGAAGTAAGCGGTAAAAAGATGAGTAAAAGAGACGAAGCGTCCAGCGTGAAATGGCTTTTAAATCAAGGGTTTTTGCCGGTTGCGATCGTGAATTACCTCATCACTATCGGTAATAAAGTGCCTAAGGAAGTTTTTAGCCTTGATGAAGCGATAGAATGGTTTAGTTTAGAAAACCTTTCCAGCTCCCCAGCTCATTTTAATTTAAAATATTTAAAACACTTAAACCACGAGCATTTAAAGCTTTTAGACGATGAAACATTATTAGAACTCACTTTAATAAAAGATAAAAATCTTTTAGGGCTTTTAAGATTGTTTATAGAAGAATGCGGCACGCTTTTAGAATTGAGAGAAAAAATTTCGTTGTTTTTAGAGCCAAAAGATATTGTCAAAACTTACGAGAACGAAGATTTTAAAGAGCGTTGTTTAGCGCTTTTTAACGCCCTAAAAGGCATGGATTTTCAAGCGTATAAGGATTTTGAAAGTTTTAAAAAAGAAGCCATGCGATTGAGCCAGCTTAAGGGTAAGGATTTTTTCAAACCTTTGCGCATTCTTTTAACCGGGAACTCGCATGGCGTTGAATTGCCGTTGATCTTCCCCTATATCCAAAGCCATTCTCAAGAAGTTTTAAGGCTGAAAGCATGA
- a CDS encoding YggT family protein — protein MIFSTLLNAVAVILSSLITIYMWVVIIYSLISFVQPNPNNPIMQILARLCEPVFYFLRSRFKLVFNGLDFAPLVVVIVLKFLDLTLIQWLFALAKSL, from the coding sequence ATGATCTTTTCCACTCTCCTTAACGCAGTAGCGGTGATTTTAAGCTCGCTCATTACGATTTACATGTGGGTGGTGATCATTTATTCGCTTATCAGCTTCGTGCAGCCTAACCCCAATAACCCCATCATGCAAATCCTCGCTCGCTTGTGCGAGCCGGTGTTTTATTTTTTACGCTCTAGATTCAAGCTGGTGTTTAACGGGTTGGATTTCGCTCCTTTAGTGGTGGTCATTGTGTTGAAATTTTTAGATTTAACTCTCATCCAATGGCTTTTTGCGCTCGCCAAAAGCCTCTAA
- a CDS encoding lytic transglycosylase domain-containing protein gives MRFLILFFIGALGVGFSQTELDLKDLEKKPTGIVRDYYLWRYISDKKTSLENAKKAYELTQNKNSTLQKAMQEKGVENSEKSPDVKLPEDIYCKQITLESMLETTDTFQASCIAIALKSKIRDFDKIPFQTIKPLQEKIKEAYPVLYEELEILQSKNVSASLFKANAQVFSALFNHLSYEKKLQIFEEHIPIKELNRLLDENYPAFNRLIYQVILDPKLDHFKDALAKSNATQNNAQTFFILGINEILRKKTSKALKYFERSEAVVKDDDFLKDRAIFWQYLASKKKKTLERLSQSPALNLYSLYASRKLQTTPSYRIISRIQNLSQEDPPFNTHDPFLWQIFKEKTLSLKDEGAFNAMLKSLYYEKSAPELTYLLSQRNKDKIYYYLSPYEGIIEWQNTDERAMAYAIARQESFLLPALISRSFALGLMQIMPFNVGPFAKSLGMDNIDLNDMFNPNIALKFGNYYLNHLKKEFNHPLFVAYAYNAGPGFLRRWLESSKRFKEKNHFEPWLSMELMPYSETRMYGFRVMLNYLIYQEIFGNFIPIDTFLEQTLNSKDKP, from the coding sequence ATGCGTTTTTTGATTTTATTTTTTATCGGTGCGCTTGGCGTTGGTTTTTCTCAAACCGAGTTGGATTTAAAGGATTTAGAAAAAAAGCCCACCGGGATCGTTAGGGATTATTATTTATGGCGTTATATTAGCGATAAAAAAACGAGTTTAGAAAACGCTAAAAAAGCCTATGAATTGACCCAAAATAAAAACAGCACCCTACAAAAAGCCATGCAAGAAAAAGGCGTAGAAAATTCAGAAAAAAGCCCTGATGTTAAATTGCCTGAAGATATTTATTGCAAGCAAATTACCCTAGAAAGCATGTTAGAAACAACAGACACTTTCCAAGCGAGTTGTATCGCTATCGCTTTAAAATCAAAAATCAGAGATTTTGATAAAATCCCCTTTCAAACCATCAAGCCCTTACAAGAAAAAATCAAAGAGGCTTACCCCGTTCTTTATGAAGAGTTAGAAATCTTGCAAAGTAAGAATGTGAGCGCTTCTTTGTTTAAGGCTAATGCGCAAGTGTTTAGCGCGCTCTTTAACCATTTGAGTTATGAAAAAAAGCTTCAAATTTTTGAAGAGCATATCCCCATTAAAGAATTAAACCGCCTTTTAGATGAAAATTACCCAGCGTTTAACCGCTTGATCTATCAAGTCATCTTAGATCCTAAATTGGATCATTTTAAAGACGCTCTGGCTAAAAGTAACGCCACCCAAAACAACGCGCAAACCTTTTTTATTCTAGGGATTAACGAAATCTTGCGCAAAAAAACTTCTAAAGCGCTCAAGTATTTTGAACGCTCAGAAGCGGTTGTTAAAGATGATGATTTTTTAAAAGACAGAGCGATTTTTTGGCAGTATTTAGCCTCTAAAAAGAAAAAAACTTTGGAGCGCCTTTCACAAAGTCCAGCCCTAAACCTCTATAGTCTTTATGCGAGCCGCAAACTCCAAACCACGCCCAGTTATCGCATCATTTCTCGCATCCAGAATTTAAGCCAAGAAGACCCTCCTTTTAACACGCATGACCCTTTTTTATGGCAAATTTTTAAGGAAAAAACCTTGAGTTTGAAAGATGAGGGCGCGTTTAATGCGATGCTAAAAAGCCTGTATTATGAAAAAAGTGCCCCTGAATTGACCTATCTTTTAAGCCAACGCAATAAAGACAAGATTTATTATTATTTATCCCCTTATGAGGGCATTATTGAGTGGCAAAATACAGATGAAAGGGCTATGGCGTATGCGATCGCTAGGCAAGAAAGCTTTTTGCTCCCGGCTTTAATCTCTCGCTCCTTCGCTCTAGGGCTTATGCAGATCATGCCTTTTAATGTAGGGCCTTTCGCTAAAAGCCTTGGCATGGATAACATTGATCTAAACGACATGTTTAACCCCAATATCGCTCTCAAATTTGGTAATTATTACTTGAACCATTTGAAAAAAGAATTCAACCACCCCCTTTTTGTCGCCTACGCTTATAACGCTGGGCCTGGGTTTTTAAGGAGGTGGTTAGAAAGCTCCAAACGATTTAAAGAAAAAAATCATTTTGAGCCATGGCTTAGCATGGAGCTTATGCCTTATAGCGAGACTCGCATGTATGGCTTTAGGGTCATGCTCAATTACTTGATTTATCAAGAAATTTTTGGGAATTTCATCCCTATTGATACGTTTTTAGAACAAACTCTTAACTCAAAGGACAAACCATGA